One window of Siniperca chuatsi isolate FFG_IHB_CAS linkage group LG15, ASM2008510v1, whole genome shotgun sequence genomic DNA carries:
- the LOC122861358 gene encoding cdc42 effector protein 3-like — translation MPLRTSLYRKPSSGRWPGRSSKRREVLSVNMISLPLADFRHISHIGNDAHTDSFGDLSFLKMGHNLLLQSSQSEHNLFLACSPPPKPPRLNLDEAKGSESPDWHVGHQHNASQKRQKCHSLPLLDSEEGDGEMEKEDGYQRGNNVASSQTHSPRQGSLSSDKDGDSTDTCHKIAGQQKDEDSGFSFSLDLGPSILNDVLQVMDKLHN, via the coding sequence ATGCCACTTAGAACGTCACTGTACAGAAAACCATCCTCTGGTCGTTGGCCCGGCAGGAGCTCCAAGCGCAGGGAGGTGTTGTCTGTCAACATGATTAGCCTACCACTGGCTGATTTTCGCCACATCTCACATATTGGCAACGATGCCCATACAGACAGCTTCGGAGACCTGTCCTTCTTAAAAATGGGCCACAATCTGCTTCTACAAAGCTCCCAGAGCGAGCACAATCTCTTCCTGGCCTGCTCTCCACCACCCAAGCCCCCGCGTCTGAACCTAGATGAGGCCAAGGGTTCAGAGAGCCCTGACTGGCATGTAGGCCACCAGCACAACGCGTCCCAGAAGAGACAGAAATGCCACTCTTTGCCACTTCTGGACAGTGaggaaggagatggagagatggaaaaGGAGGATGGGTACCAAAGAGGGAATAATGTTGCTTCCAGTCAGACTCACAGCCCTAGACAGGGCAGCCTGAGTTCAGACAAGGATGGAGACTCCACAGACACCTGTCACAAAATAGCTGGACAGCAAAAGGATGAGGACAGTGGCTTTTCCTTTAGCCTCGACCTGGGCCCTTCAATCCTGAATGATGTTCTCCAGGTGATGGACAAACTTCACAACTAG